From one Mya arenaria isolate MELC-2E11 chromosome 4, ASM2691426v1 genomic stretch:
- the LOC128231743 gene encoding synaptic vesicle 2-related protein-like, protein MFSRLAKFRRTGEEYEDLDRVEMDITEPAMRRYAGIGEGEAPSSEQAAQEDVRKEPKEETFTIQQAIDNIGFGKFQVKLSILTGMAWMADAMEMMILSILSPALHCDWQINEWKQAFITTIVFCGMMCSSGIWGVICDKYGRRSELILCSVFTCYFGFLSAFAPTFIWLLILRGLVGFGIGGAPQSVTLYSEFLPTASRATCVILVEIFWAIGACFEVLLALAVMPTLGWRWLLGLSAVPLLIFSCCCAWLPESARFDMTRGNRERALATLERIAKDNGKPMPLGKLVEPSVQASKRGSVRDLFIPELKKTTLILWVIWLVSAFAYYGIVLMTTELFESPDGCHGTTKNKSPSDPSCYVHCKSLTRDDYVDLTWTTLAEFPGLFLTVFIIERIGRKMTMAVEFFFFAVFVLLANICTTRPVLTFFLFVARALISGAFQAAYVYTPEVYPTSMRAIGLGSCSGMARVGAIVTPFVAQVLLKVSAYLAISTYGVMALLATIAACLLPIETKGRELKDHSHDHEVRIQPVKTTKPS, encoded by the exons ATGTTTTCTCGACTGGCAAAGTTCAGACGCACTGGTGAGGAATATGAAGATCTGGACAGGGTTGAAATGGACATCACAGAGCCTGCAATGAGACGCTATGCAGGGATTGGGGAAGGAGAAGCCCCCAGTTCAGAGCAGGCGGCACAGGAGGATGTCAGGAAGGAGCCAAAGGAAG AGACATTCACGATCCAGCAAGCCATAGATAACATTGGGTTTGGAAAGTTCCAGGTCAAGTTGTCCATCCTGACCGGAATGGCTTGG ATGGCTGATGCGATGGAGATGATGATTCTGTCCATTTTGTCGCCTGCCCTGCACTGTGACTGGCAAATCAACGAGTGGAAACAGGCATTCATCACCACT ATTGTGTTCTGTGGGATGATGTGTAGCTCTGGCATTTGGGGCGTCATTTGTGACAAGTATGGCCGAAGATCG GAGCTGATCCTGTGTTCTGTGTTCACCTGCTACTTTGGATTCCTGAGTGCGTTTGCCCCCACCTTCATCTGGCTTCTCATTCTGCGAGGACTCGTAGGCTTCGGCATTGGAGGGGCACCTCAGTC AGTGACCTTGTACTCTGAATTTCTGCCGACAGCGTCAAGGGCAACCTGTGTCATACTGGTAGAG ATATTCTGGGCTATTGGGGCGTGTTTTGAGGTGTTGCTGGCCCTGGCAGTGATGCCCACCCTTGGCTGGAGATGGCTGCTGGGTCTCTCTGCTGTCCCTCTTCTGATCTTCTCATGCTGTTGTGCG TGGTTGCCAGAGAGTGCACGGTTTGACATGACCCGTGGTAATCGGGAACGAGCCCTGGCAACCCTGGAGAGAATCGCCAAGGACAACGGAAAACCCATGCCCCTTGGAAAACTTGTGGAACCTTCTGTCCAA GCAAGCAAGAGAGGCAGTGTACGGGATTTGTTTATTCCTGAACTGAAGAAAACCACCCTCATTCTTTGGGTTATATG GCTGGTGTCTGCCTTTGCATATTACGGCATCGTTCTTATGACAACAGAACTGTTTGAATCACCAGATGGCTGCCATG GCACAACAAAGAACAAGTCTCCATCAGATCCAAGCTGCTATGTACACTGCAAGTCTCTCACAAGGGATGATTATGTAGACCTTACCTGGACCACATTAGCCGAGTTCCCAG GGTTGTTCCTGACCGTGTTCATCATTGAACGCATAGGCAGAAAGATGACCATGGCTGTAGAATTCTTCTTCTTTGCAGTATTTGTTCTCCTAGCAAATATATGTACTACAAG GCCAGTGTTAACATTTTTCCTGTTTGTTGCACGAGCCTTGATATCGGGGGCGTTCCAGGCTGCCTATGTGTACACGCCAGAGGTTTACCCAACGTCAATGCGGGCGATAGGGCTTGGTTCGTGTAGTGGTATGGCCAGGGTCGGTGCAATCGTCACTCCCTTTGTAGCACAG GTTTTGCTGAAAGTGTCGGCATATCTGGCAATAAGCACATATGGAGTTATGGCTCTTTTGGCCACCATAGCTGCTTGTCTGTTGCCTATAGAAACCAAGGGTAGGGAACTGAAG GATCACAGCCATGATCATGAAGTGAGGATCCAACCAGTGAAGACCACCAAACCAAGTTAA
- the LOC128231770 gene encoding major vault protein-like produces the protein MASRKETGESLFRIPPYYYIHVLDQNKNVTRLEIGPNTFIRQDNERVVVGPEKMITVPPRHYCVIENPALRDKDYKIVLDTSGQVKLLHADQEIRLAQDPFPLYPGEVLKQAVTPLKVVAPNSALRLRAILDFEDESGEKRTAGDEWLFEGPGTYIPRKEVVVEETVRATVIKPNQAIRLRARKECIDREGDNRVTGEEWLVKKTGAYLPGAYEEVVDVCNAYVLTEKKALHMRSLRTFKDDFGVTRKNGEEWLITMDMTETHIPNVYEEVVGVTNITSLSNRQYCVILDPVDDKGKPQLGRKKLVKGERSFFLMPGERLERGIQNVYILGEDEGLILRANESFTDGDVSRKPGDRWMFRGPKEYVPPVEVEVVMKRQAIPLDENEGVYVRDVKTGRVRAVTGETYMISQDEELWSKELPPAVENLLAAAKDPLADRGDRGRTPSEASKPRDKTRVISFRVPHNAAVQIYDYKEKKARVVFGPELVMLGPDEQFTQLSISGGKPKKPNMIKSLCLLLGPDFMTDIIVVETSDHARLSLQLSYNWHFEVQDKDDIAESAKLFSVPDFVGDACKAIASRVRGAVAQVAFDDFHKNSARVIRSSVFGFDEKDKVRDSFIFKQNNLIITSIDIQSVEPVDQRTRDSLQKSVQLAIEITTNSQEATARHEAERLEQEAKGRLERQKISDEAEAEKARRNLLELQAHSAAVESTGQAKAEAQSRAEASRIEGEAAVEQAKLKAQAMKIEAESELDRLTSAREAELKFLKEQNEMEISKSRETCDIETGKFKKMVDAIGASTLQAIATAGPDLQVRMLQALGMKSTVITDGTTPINLFNTAQGLIGGIGGGAMVPNKRSRRNDDDEDED, from the exons ATGGCAAGCCGCAAAGAAACTGGGGAGTCCCTGTTCCGAATTCCCCCATATTACTACATCCATGTTCTCGATCAGAACAAGAATGTCACACGGCTCGAGATCGGCCCAAACACATTCATCAGACAGGACAATGAAAG gGTTGTTGTTGGCCCCGAGAAGATGATCACAGTGCCCCCAAGGCACTACTGTGTGATCGAGAACCCAGCCCTGCGGGACAAGGACTACAAGATTGTGCTGGACACAAGTGGACAGGTCAAGCTTCTCCATGCTGATCAGGAGATCAGGCTCGCCCAGGACCCCTTCCCCCTCTACCCCGGCGAGGTCCTTAAACAG GCTGTGACACCCCTAAAGGTCGTAGCCCCAAACTCTGCCCTGAGATTACGGGCCATCCTTGACTTTGAGGATGAGAGTGGAGAGAAGAGAACCGCTGGAGATGAGTGGCTCTTTGAGGGACCAG GCACATACATCCCGCGTAAGGAGGTGGTTGTGGAGGAGACGGTGCGGGCCACTGTGATCAAGCCTAACCAGGCCATTCGCCTTCGTGCAAGGAAAGAGTGCATCGATAGGGAGGGGGACAACAG GGTGACAGGTGAGGAATGGTTGGTGAAGAAGACAGGGGCGTACCTGCCTGGGGCGTACGAGGAAGTTGTTGATGTCTGCAACGCTTACGTGCTCACTGAGAAGAAAGCGTTACATATGCGCTCACTGAGGACATTCAAAGATGACTTTGGAGTCACACGGAAAAACGGAGAGGAGTGGCTCATCACCATGGATATGACAGAGACACACATACCTAATGTGTATGAAGAG GTTGTGGGTGTCACCAACATCACATCACTTAGTAACCGCCAATACTGTGTCATCCTGGACCCTGTCGATGACAAGGGGAAGCCCCAGCTCGGCAGGAAAAAGCTTGTTAAG GGTGAAAGGTCATTCTTCCTGATGCCAGGGGAGCGGCTGGAGAGGGGTATCCAGAACGTCTACATCCTCGGTGAAGATGAGGGCCTCATTCTAAGAGCCAACGAGTCATTCACTGATGGG GATGTGAGCCGAAAGCCTGGTGATCGGTGGATGTTTCGCGGACCAAAGGAGTATGTCCCGCCTGTGGAAGTAGAGGTGGTCATGAAAAGACAGGCCATTCCTCTCGACGAGAACGAGGGAGTGTACGTCCGTGACGTGAAAACTGGCAGG GTTCGTGCAGTGACAGGAGAGACATACATGATCAGCCAGGATGAGGAATTGTGGTCAAAGGAGCTGCCCCCAGCAGTGGAGAATCTTCTGGCAGCCGCCAAGGACCCTCTAGCTGACCGAGGTGACCGGGGACGCACACCTTCCGAGGCATCCAAACCAAGGGATAAGACCAGAGTTATCTCATTCCGTGTTCCACATAACGCTGCTGTGCAGATTTATGACTATAAGGAGAAGAAGGCTAG GGTAGTGTTTGGCCCTGAGCTGGTGATGCTGGGCCCTGATGAGCAGTTCACCCAGCTGAGTATTTCCGGGGGCAAGCCCAAGAAGCCAAACATGATAAAATCTCTGTGCCTTCTCCTAGGACCAGACTTTATGACGGACATCATCGTCGTGGAGACATCAGACCACGCCAGGCTTTCCCTACAGCTGTCTTACAACTG GCATTTCGAGGTACAGGACAAAGATGACATAGCAGAGTCAGCGAAACTCTTCAGTGTGCCAGACTTTGTTGGTGACGCATGCAAAGCCATAGCCTCTCGTGTGAGAGGGGCCGTAGCCCAGGTGGCCTTTGATGACTTCCATAAGAACTCTGCACGTGTCATTCGTTCGTCAGTTTTTGGATTTGATGAGAAGGACAAAGTTCGGGACTCGTTTATCTTTAAACAGAATAATCTTATCATTACGAGCATTGACATCCAGTCTGTGGAACCTGTTGATCAGCGAACACGAGACTCCCTACAGAAGTCGGTGCAACTGGCTATTGAGATTACAACCAACTCCCAGGAGGCAACAGCCAG GCACGAGGCTGAGCGCCTGGAGCAGGAAGCTAAGGGTCGTCTGGAGCGTCAGAAGATAAGTGATGAAGCAGAGGCTGAGAAGGCTCGACGCAACTTGCTTGAGCTGCAGGCCCACAGCGCGGCTGTTGAGTCGACCGGTCAGGCCAAGGCCGAGGCACAGTCTCGGGCAGAGGCTTCCAGGATCGAGGGAGAGGCAGCAGTTGAGCAGGCCAAACTTAAG GCCCAAGCCATGAAAATTGAGGCAGAGTCAGAGCTTGATAGACTGACGAGTGCAAGAGAGGCAGAGCTGAAGTTCCTGAAAGAACAGAATGAAATGGAGATCAGCAAGTCACGTGAGACATGTGACATTGAGACCGGCAAGTTCAAGAAGATGGTGGATGCCATTGGAGCAAGCACTCTGCAGGCCATTGCAACGGCTGGTCCAGACCTCCAAGTCCGCATGCTGCAGGCACTTGGCATGAAGTCGACTGTGATCACCGACGGAACGACCCCGATCAATCTATTCAACACAGCACAGGGGCTCATTGGGGGTATTGGAGGCGGAGCTATGGTCCCGAACAAAAGATCACGCCGGAACGATGACGATGAGGACGAAGATTAA